A section of the Drosophila subobscura isolate 14011-0131.10 chromosome A, UCBerk_Dsub_1.0, whole genome shotgun sequence genome encodes:
- the LOC117903530 gene encoding zinc finger protein hangover isoform X2, with protein MCDTAATTTTTVAATTTVAAASSVSGPGTSQSQGTAAATAATAGATPPATTTAKPEQQQRARQNCCRLCIAPASECISIINSYAADKEPLSTKIHNCVNIKITPQDRLSLQICHACISYLNSWQSFKNRSVSAQSKQRQWLEANKSKLLSYLDLNSAENGGGHQQHQQNQSQQQHQQHHSENDIDLEKPSAAQILDGIPSLKKRKSLTVYPLPAIPIKDEPIDTDDDYQMKSLDESEDMVDPTMFLERSEHEGDIPLMTSDYDYTAQHGVNAETAAASLPPNAVANVAAAGDSKVASCRACSLQFSTRANARRHERNLHPNLFQLSTDSPNNTPITKPTPALAAALEIQRAAAEAATEEASKAAGAAGGNISTQKYRQVVMNAFIKCEGGGFNYDSPEQYQPLLTRDKVEFIEQNYEFLEQYQTMTCRCCDKYFTTYKNFMAHVRKKYPLLPRNLCFNCLKMNESKALFISHLKKRNCINLYRVLNALRGKQPNFHPSTSDMGSFGGETSNTAITSPTVVVAPLLMDNSSSGERPEKLRAKELLVNKLYECKLCPKGFRTKHEFRTHVYDKHADVQRKDNNSIQCSFCGLDFADPVDRRRHYNNMDCIVRLRCMTCDAKVETHQRFLDHVYQDHLGGISSDNASTASGLVGSSSIENSPGKRSLLGALGIGVCSPADESRSGSAAAAAAGGSAGAAPNQTSTPKPTSGGGGVACTTPGGSGGSLNRDSAPKSQYFSRMPQVCPICGQQYNNYNNVLRHMESKHPNKLPETYKCVRCGLGYPRISYLREHMINVHGVDKNRHSGGFEYIVNADAVKLADGSTPNVSTGRYDYVMKDLMSITNDDDEEETGSVAKKIRLDDSSNNSSLVGGVASQQKECPICNALFSNNIGLSNHMRSHYTASNSVNAALVAANRMTPKSLTITATPATETVTSSAASLDVDDDEGIIALETAQIMASVNAARAARIAGAAGAGAAASSVPPAMANQTPQEQAVFRRSLDQAADRRFRRMRCRICQRRFSSKKSYRYHMLTDHQVQNVQFIKCKLCNAEFAYEKGLKVHLFKVHGRAIKDEMIVKQFECDVCSIVYSSELELKQHKKSVHKLTSSVSVSVSASASASASASASASVSASASTSSKMDDDSMMLEEMGGNRSRHHQHQHHSSKASGDTVDQSIISGAAATATTTPLYWYQCKYCPSNFNTNKKLAIHINSHDEFDSNDYSCKDCGNVYSGRKSLWVHRYKKHPQVPDPIECTLCRKVFFDHQMLDNHTPTCNRKPITATGAHQQELLTQANQSQGRAIFRHKTGDDDDEEDLQQHPQQLQQQQQRRNHQDAGDAVATVTAATAAAAATSSGGGGGSSKKMRIPEVACTICGARFTDQEHFSKHIQKHEQDLYVDNPLAAMFDDGPADAAQFKVEGQNENGEYACDMCTKTFPQVIALKVHRKWHFRGDSKQNHIDSEATNINNNNNNLVNNSTSMLRELHAVGLTPNQQQQQQQQSQQQNSTSTPNNNNNRSSSNNNNNSSSSSSRSKSMKRKRELKCEYCPSTFISNNNLRRHMYELHKHEVSSLPAPPVIVVDEPLSCRRCGDIQFETKELWIEHKLADAKVVRPFCPFQWGCDMCGEYLSRKEKLMNHINNHLKEDVIVPVATQAAIDRERAASSSSSSAASSSEATTSKAKTSASASASVLVEQKPSGAALQKKTEENGGLDAAVATAAESVKAGEDDSEMEDVDSSDADEESSGTGDEEDDDDDDGEEDDDDDDDEEDELQDDDDDDDDDEEEGEGEDEEGVPPPTPAAQLLQHKQPQQQQQHKANSNNIDSVDDLVEEVNSSDDEEPDGEVGSESQTQSDEDDEEDDEADIGEEEEDEELGSAQPLTNGKSKEHNATPQQQMEQILPSSDEEGENENENDNDNVEEDGGNADGHTLAIEDIIEEEYDEDDDVEEVYDEQNADGGATSSVSSSESESTSSTTSHSHSTGERRKKAGGDQSSNPSFTCDLCQLCFDSQELLQSHIKSHFRNGPKISAPQATATAAATATATATVTTVATATTVPSSCNNNGSTNSSSKHSPAAARGGSSSN; from the exons ATGTGCGACacggcggcaacaacaactacaacagtTGCGGCAACTACAACGGTGGCAGCAGCGTCGTCGGTGTCTGGCCCTGGAACGAGCCAGAGTCAGGGAACGGCAGCGGCtacagcagcgactgcaggaGCCACACCGCCAGCTACAACCACAGCGAAacccgagcagcagcagcgggcgcGACAAaactgctgccgcctctgcaTTGCCCCGGCCTCGGAATGCATTTCGATCATCAATAGCTATGCGGCCGACAAGGAGCCGCTCTCTACAAAAATCCACAACTGTGTGAACATCAAG ATAACACCGCAAGATCGGCTGTCACTGCAGATCTGTCACGCCTGCATCAGCTACTTAAACTCGTGGCAGAGCTTTAAGAATCGCTCGGTGAGCGCACAGAGCAAACAGCGTCAGTGGCTGGAGGCCAACAAGAGCAAGCTGCTCAGCTATTTGGATTTGAACAGTGCCGAGAATGGAGGAGgtcatcagcagcaccaacagaaccagtcacagcagcagcatcagcagcatcattcGGAGAATGACATCGATTTGGAGAAGCCATCGGCCGCTCAAATATTGGACGGCATACCATCGCTGAAGAAACGCAAATCCCTAACAGTCTAT CCACTGCCCGCTATACCCATCAAGGATGAGCCCATTGACACCGATGATGACTATCAAATGAAATCGTTGGACGAATCCGAAGACATGGTCGATCCCACAATGTTCCTAGAACGCTCCGAGCACGAGGGCGATATACCACTAATG ACCTCCGACTATGATTATACGGCACAGCATGGTGTGAATGCAGAGACAGCGGCCGCCTCGTTGCCGCCTAATGCTGTGGCCAATGTGGCCGCCGCCGGGGACTCGAAGGTGGCCAGCTGCCGGGCATGCAGTCTTCAGTTTTCGACACGTGCCAATGCCCGTCGCCACGAGCGGAATTTGCACCCAAATCTATTCCAATTGTCGACAGACTCGCCCAACAATACGCCCATCACAAAGCCCACCCCGGCACTGGCGGCAGCACTGGAGATACAGCGTGCCGCCGCCGAGGCGGCCACCGAGGAGGCCAGCAAGGCTGCCGGCGCTGCCGGTGGCAATATATCGACCCAAAAGTATCGCCAGGTGGTCATGAATGCCTTCATCAAGTGCGAGGGCGGCGGCTTCAACTACGACAGTCCCGAGCAATATCAGCCGCTGCTCACCCGCGACAAGGTGGAGTTTATCGAGCAGAATTACGAATTCCTCGAGCAGTACCAGACGATGacatgccgctgctgcgacAAATACTTCACTACGTACAAGAACTTTATGGCGCATGTGCGCAAAAAGTATCCGCTGTTGCCGCGTAATCTCTGCTTCAACTGCCTCAAGATGAACGAATCGAAGGCGCTCTTCATATCGCATCTCAAGAAGCGCAACTGCATCAATCTGTATCGCGTGCTGAACGCACTGCGCGGCAAGCAGCCCAACTTCCATCCCTCGACGTCTGACATGGGATCGTTTGGTGGCGAGACGAGCAACACAGCGATCACCAGTCCCACTGTCGTTGTGGCGCCACTGCTGATGGATAACAGCTCGAGCGGCGAGAGGCCAGAGAAGCTGCGcgccaaggagctgctggtgaATAAGCTTTACGAGTGCAAGCTCTGCCCGAAGGGTTTCCGCACCAAGCACGAGTTCCGCACTCATGTGTACGACAAGCATGCGGACGTGCAGCGCAAGGATAACAATTCGATTCAGTGCAGCTTCTGCGGCCTGGACTTTGCCGATCCCGTGGACAGGCGACGGCACTACAACAACATGGACTGCATTGTCCGCCTGCGCTGCATGACGTGCGATGCGAAAGTGGAGACGCATCAGCGTTTCCTCGATCATGTCTATCAGGATCATTTGGGTGGCATCAGCAGCGACAATGCCTCCACGGCGAGCGGATTggtcggcagcagcagcattgaaaACTCACCTGGCAAGCGGAGTCTATTGGGCGCCCTTGGTATTGGTGTTTGCTCTCCCGCCGATGAGTCACGCAGCGGCagtgcggcagcggcagccgcaggagGATCAGCAGGGGCAGCACCCAATCAAACATCAACGCCAAAGCCAACATCGGGAGGTGGTGGAGTGGCGTGCACAACAcctggcggcagcggcggctccCTAAATCGTGACAGCGCACCCAAGTCGCAGTATTTCTCACGCATGCCACAGGTATGCCCCATCTGTGGGCAGCAgtacaacaactacaacaacgtGCTGCGGCACATGGAATCGAAGCATCCAAACAAACTGCCCGAAACATACAAATGCGTCCGCTGCGGCCTGGGCTATCCACGAATCTCGTATCTCCGCGAGCACATGATCAATGTGCATGGCGTGGACAAGAATCGCCATTCCGGTGGCTTTGAGTATATTGTGAATGCGGATGCCGTCAAGCTGGCCGATGGCAGTACACCGAACGTGTCCACGGGTCGCTACGACTACGTGATGAAGGATCTGATGTCAATAACAAATG atgacgacgaggaggagactggcAGCGTGGCCAAGAAGATACGCCTGGATGATAGCAGCAATAACAGCAGCCTGGTGGGCGGCGTGGCCAGCCAGCAAAAGGAATGCCCCATCTGCAATGCGCTCTTTAGCAACAATATTGGCCTGTCCAACCACATGCGCTCCCACTACACGGCCTCGAATTCGGTGAATGCCGCTCTGGTGGCTGCCAATCGCATGACGCCCAAGTCGCTGACGATAACCGCCACACCAGCCACAGAGACGGTCACCTCATCGGCAGCCTCACTCGATGTGGACGATGATGAGGGGATTATAGCGCTTGAGACGGCACAGATAATGGCCAGCGTGAATGCTGCCAGAGCGGCTAGaattgctggtgctgctggtgctggtgctgctgcatcttCTGTGCCGCCTGCCATGGCCAATCAGACGCCCCAGGAGCAGGCAGTCTTTCGTCGCAGCTTGGATCAGGCGGCGGATCGTCGCTTCCGGCGCATGCGCTGCCGCATCTGTCAGCGGCGTTTCAGCTCAAAGAAATCGTATCGCTATCACATGCTCACCGACCATCAGGTGCAGAATGTGCAGTTCATCAAATGCAAGCTGTGCAATGCAGAGTTCGCCTACGAAAAGGGCCTGAAGGTGCATCTGTTCAAGGTGCATGGCCGTGCGATCAAGGACGAGATGATTGTGAAGCAATTCGAGTGCGATGTCTGCTCGATTGTGTACAgctcggagctggagctgaagcagcacAAGAAGAGTGTCCATAAGTTGACATCATCCGtctcggtgtcggtgtcggcaTCGGCATCCGCCTCGGCATCGGCCTCGGCAtcagcctctgtctctgcctctgcgtccACATCCTCCAAAATGGATGACGATTCCATGATGCTGGAGGAGATGGGCGGCAATAGAAGCCGCcaccatcaacatcagcaccacagcagcaaGGCGTCTGGCGATACGGTCGATCAGTCCATCATTTCTGGtgcggctgccacagccacaacgacGCCGCTGTATTGGTACCAATGCAAATACTGTCCCTCTAACTTTAACACCAACAAGAAGCTGGCCATCCACATAAACTCGCACGACGAGTTCGACTCGAATGATTATTCGTGCAAGGACTGCGGCAATGTCTACAGCGGCCGCAAGAGTCTTTGG GTTCATCGCTACAAAAAGCATCCGCAGGTGCCCGACCCCATTGAGTGCACGCTGTGCCGCAAGGTGTTCTTCGATCATCAGATGCTGGACAATCATACGCCCACCTGCAACCGCAAGCCGATTACCGCCACTGGGGCgcatcagcaggagctgctgacGCAGGCAAATCAATCGCAGGGTCGTGCCATATTCCGACACAAGACtggcgacgatgatgatgaggaagacctgcagcagcatccgcaacagctgcagcaacagcaacagaggcgTAACCATCAGGATGCAGGCGATGCAGTGGCAACAgtgacagcagcaactgctgcagcggcagccacatcgagtggtggcggtggcggcagtaGCAAAAAGATGCGCATACCGGAGGTGGCATGCACCATTTGTGGTGCACGCTTCACCGATCAGGAGCACTTTAGCAAGCACATACAGAAGCATGAACAGGATCTGTATGTGGATAACCCATTGGCGGCAATGTTCGATGATGGGCCAGCGGATGCGGCACAGTTCAAGGTCGAGGGCCAGAACGAGAACGGGGAATATGCGTGCGATATGTGCACGAAGACATTCCCCCAGGTGATTGCACTCAAAGTGCATCGCAAGTGGCATTTCAGAGGTGATAGCAAGCAG AACCACATCGACAGCGAAGCGACGaatatcaacaacaacaacaacaatttggtGAACAACTCCACATCGATGCTACGGGAGCTGCATGCAGTGGGTCTGACGCccaatcaacagcagcagcagcagcagcagagccaacaGCAGAATTCCACGTCCACgccgaacaacaacaacaacaggagcagcagcaacaacaacaacaacagcagcagcagcagcagcaggagcaaatcGATGAAACGTAAACGTGAATTGAAATGCGAATACTGCCCATCGACCTTCATCAGTAACAACAACCTGCGACGACACATGTATGAGCTGCACAAGCATGAGGTGAGTAGCCTGCCAGCACCGCCAGTGATTGTGGTGGATGAGCCGCTCAGCTGCCGACGCTGTGGCGACATTCAATTCGAGACAAAAGAACTGTGGATCGAGCATAAGCTGGCCGATGCGAAGGTGGTGCGACCCTTTTGTCCCTTCCAATGGGGCTGTGACATGTGCGGCGAGTACTTGTCGCGCAAAGAGAAGCTCATGAATCACATCAACAATCATTTGAAGGAGGATGTCATTGTGCCAGTGGCCACACAAGCGGCCATTGACAGAGAACgtgcagcatcatcatcgtcatcctcagcagcatcatcatccgAGGCAACAACATCGAAAGCAAAGAcatcagcctcagcatcagcatccgtGTTGGTTGAGCAGAAGCCATCCGGCGCAGCGTTGCAAAAGAAAACGGAAGAGAATGGTGGACTGGATGCAGCGGTGgcgacagcggcagagtcggTGAAGGCAGGCGAAGATGATAGCGAAATGGAGGATGTCGACAGCTCAGACGCTGATGAAGAAAGCTCTGGCACAGGGGATGAGGaagacgacgatgatgatgatggcgaagaggacgatgacgacgacgatgatgaagaagatgagctgcaggacgacgacgacgacgacgatgatgatgaagaagaGGGTGAGGGTGAAGATGAAGAGGGTGTGCCCCCACCAACACCTGCCGCACAATTGTTGCAACacaaacagccacaacaacaacaacaacacaaagcCAATAGCAATAATATTGACAGCGTTGATGATCTCGTCGAGGAAGTGAACAGCTCTGATGATGAGGAGCCCGATGGCGAAGTAGGGAGCGAAAGTCAAACCCAAagcgacgaggacgatgaAGAAGATGATGAAGCTGACATTggtgaggaggaggaggatgaggagctgGGTTCGGCCCAGCCCCTGACTAATGGCAAGTCGAAAGAGCATAATGCGACGCCCCAACAGCAAATGGAGCAAATTTTGCCCAGCTCTGACGAGGAAggcgagaacgagaacgagaacgacaacgacaacgtaGAGGAAGATGGTGGCAATGCAGATGGACATACATTGGCCATTGAAGACATTATTGAAGAAGAATATGATGAAGACGATGATGTGGAGGAGGTATACGATGAGCAGAATGCTGATGGTGGTGCCACATCGTCGGTATCATCCTCAGAGAGCGAATCAACATCCTCGACCACATCCCATTCGCATTCAACTGGTGAGCGGCGTAAGAAGGCTGGCGGCGATCAGTCGTCGAATCCCAGCTTCACCTGTGATCTCTGTCAACTTTGTTTCGATTCCCAGGAGCTTCTACAGTCTCACATCAAAAGTCATTTTCGCAATGGCCCAAAAATCTCTGCCCCacaagcaacagccacagcagccgcaaccgcaacggcaacggcaacggtaACGACGGTTGCAACGGCGACGACTGTTCCCAGTAGTTGTAACAACAATGGCTCGACAAATTCCTCCTCAAAGCACTCTCCAGCAGCGGCCAGAGGTGGCAGCAGTAGCAATTGA